The genomic DNA GGACGTGAAGCCGATCTGACCCGGCGCATCTCGCCCGAGGTTTTCGACGCGGTCGCTGCAACCGGTGCTTTCAGCATCTCGGCGCCGACCAAGTTCGGCGGTCTGGCCGCCAACACTCGCGAGGCTCACGCGGTGGCCCGGGCTATCGGCCGCGGCGACGGCAGCCTGGCCTGGGTGGACGGCATTCTCGATTCCGGCGCTTGGGTTCTTGGCCTGATGGACGAGCGTGCACAGCGGGACGTCTGGGGCTCTGGCCTCGACTCGTTCATCTCGATCGTGCTCGCCACGACTTCCGAGGCAGAGCCGGTCGACGGCGGGTATCGGGTCACCGGCAAGTGGGGTTACGGTACCGGCAGCATGCACGCGACGTGGTCGCTGCTCGGAATTCCTCTGAAGAACGCTGCCGGCGAGGTTGTCGACGCCGGCCTCGCGCTCATCCCGACCGCTGACCTCACATACGAAGACAACTGGTTCGTCGCGGGGATGAAGTCGACAGCGAGCGTGATGCAGATCGCCGAAGACGTGTTCGTGCCTGCGCATCGAGTCTTTCCGTTGACCGCGGCCGTCGAGGGCAGATATCTCGGTGACAACCCGGAGTCCACGTACAAAACGGTCTTCGTGCCGTCGCTGTTCATGAAGCTCGTCGGGCCGCACCTCGGAATGGGGCGTGCGGCTCTCGACCTGGTGATCGCCAAGGCCGAGACCAAACCGATCGCCTACACGGGCTATGCGAAGCAGGCGGACTCCGTTCTGTTCCAGACGGCGATCGCGAAGGCGACTGTCGACCTCGCCGCCGCTGAGCTCGTCGCTGCGCAGGTCGCCGACGAGATCTATGAGGCGACCGAGACCGGGTGCTACGCGCCCTATGCCGAGCGCATCGAGATGCGCGCGAAGGCCGCGTGGGTGGTCGAGACGATCACCAACATGATCCACGACCTGATGACTGCGCACGGCTCGGGGGGCTTCGCCGATGTGTCGCCGCTCCAGCGGATCTGGCGAGACCAGGCCACGGCGTCGCGCCATGGGCACACTCTCGGTGCCAGCGGCTACGAGGCGTTCGGCAAGGTGATCTTCGGACGGGAGGACGACGCACGTTTCGTCCTCCCGATCGTCTGACCTGACCCCGCCGGCTGTCTAACTTTACTTAACTAGATTTGCGGCGTGTTTCGCGTCCAGGTAGGGGGAATTTCGATGAAGAGCACGGGGACAGCCGGGACTAACGGCGTCGATTGGGAGGCGCGCGTCGATTTCGATCGGCTGCGGGACGAGCGTCTCGGGAAACTGAAGAACGAGCTGGCTGCGTCGGATCTCGGCGCCATACTGGCGTTCGACTTCTCGAACATCCGCTACATGACGTCGACTCACATCGGAACCTGGGCGATGGACAAGCTGATCCGGTTCAGCCTCCTCACCCGCAACACCGATCCGATCGCCTGGGATTTCGGATCGGCGGCAAAGCAC from Microbacterium sp. LWO13-1.2 includes the following:
- a CDS encoding acyl-CoA dehydrogenase family protein; amino-acid sequence: MATTAIRPEIAAIIEKIDQLRPQLIAGGREADLTRRISPEVFDAVAATGAFSISAPTKFGGLAANTREAHAVARAIGRGDGSLAWVDGILDSGAWVLGLMDERAQRDVWGSGLDSFISIVLATTSEAEPVDGGYRVTGKWGYGTGSMHATWSLLGIPLKNAAGEVVDAGLALIPTADLTYEDNWFVAGMKSTASVMQIAEDVFVPAHRVFPLTAAVEGRYLGDNPESTYKTVFVPSLFMKLVGPHLGMGRAALDLVIAKAETKPIAYTGYAKQADSVLFQTAIAKATVDLAAAELVAAQVADEIYEATETGCYAPYAERIEMRAKAAWVVETITNMIHDLMTAHGSGGFADVSPLQRIWRDQATASRHGHTLGASGYEAFGKVIFGREDDARFVLPIV